One Gloeothece verrucosa PCC 7822 DNA window includes the following coding sequences:
- a CDS encoding GIY-YIG nuclease family protein, translating into MTTGTEIADLKTLNYFPYLDNGLISEDFQSKIGVYAIFNQEQELQFVGYSRDIYLSLKQHLVRQPDNCYWLKIQTITRPSRTQLEEIRLAWIKENGKTPLGNDSEQGKWTEPIDAKLAMTEAEKQEYQSTDDLGKIKLLKKVSRRVEEAIQEKLKTRGVQMDMRFNPKLKEQGLLDLK; encoded by the coding sequence ATGACTACTGGAACAGAAATCGCAGACTTAAAAACGCTAAATTATTTCCCTTATCTAGATAACGGCTTAATATCCGAAGATTTTCAGAGTAAAATTGGCGTGTATGCCATTTTCAATCAAGAGCAAGAATTACAATTTGTCGGTTATTCACGGGATATTTATTTAAGTTTAAAACAGCATTTAGTCCGTCAGCCGGATAATTGTTATTGGCTGAAAATACAAACCATTACTCGTCCGAGTCGTACCCAATTAGAAGAAATCCGTTTAGCTTGGATTAAAGAAAATGGAAAAACTCCTTTAGGAAATGACTCAGAACAAGGAAAATGGACTGAACCCATTGATGCTAAATTAGCGATGACAGAAGCCGAAAAACAAGAGTATCAAAGCACTGATGACCTAGGAAAAATAAAGCTCCTTAAAAAAGTTTCTCGGCGAGTTGAAGAAGCCATTCAAGAAAAATTGAAAACCCGAGGAGTACAGATGGATATGCGTTTTAATCCTAAACTAAAAGAACAAGGATTGTTAGACCTAAAGTAA
- the recF gene encoding DNA replication/repair protein RecF (All proteins in this family for which functions are known are DNA-binding proteins that assist the filamentation of RecA onto DNA for the initiation of recombination or recombinational repair.) encodes MYLKTVQLRSFRNYREQRVNFDSQKTIIVGNNAQGKSNLLEAVELLATLKSHRVSRDRDLVLEGAASGQILAALERAYGQAELALILRISGRRTVILNQEPLRRQMDFLGVLNAVQFSSLDLDLVRGAPDARRSWIDTLLIQLEPIYAHILSQYYQVLKQRNALLKKFRQREEDNLNPEIIVEQLPSDISQLKLWDVQLAEAGSRVTRRRARVLERLTPLAQQWHSNISGKTEVLEIKYIPNVSWTEDDPLEVKQAFLEKIEKRRMAEQQLGTTVVGPHRDDIEFIINHTPAKYYGSQGQQRTLVLALKLAELQLIEEVVGEPPLLLLDDVLAELDPNRQNQLLEAIQDRFQTLITTTHLHSFDSGWLKSSQILSVEAGEIRDF; translated from the coding sequence ATGTACTTAAAGACTGTACAGCTTCGCTCTTTTCGAAATTATCGAGAGCAACGGGTTAATTTTGATTCGCAAAAAACCATTATTGTTGGGAATAATGCTCAGGGAAAATCGAATTTACTCGAAGCTGTAGAACTGTTGGCGACGTTGAAAAGTCATCGAGTCAGTCGGGACCGAGATTTAGTATTAGAGGGAGCGGCTAGCGGACAAATTTTAGCCGCCCTCGAACGGGCTTACGGTCAAGCGGAATTAGCGTTAATTTTGCGAATTTCCGGCAGAAGAACCGTTATTTTGAATCAAGAACCTCTGCGTCGTCAAATGGATTTTTTAGGGGTTCTCAATGCGGTGCAGTTTTCCAGTTTAGACTTAGATTTAGTGCGAGGAGCGCCTGATGCTCGCCGCAGTTGGATCGATACTCTGTTGATACAATTAGAACCGATTTATGCTCATATTTTAAGCCAATATTATCAAGTTTTAAAACAACGGAATGCCCTCTTAAAAAAATTTCGTCAAAGAGAAGAAGATAATTTAAATCCGGAAATTATTGTCGAACAATTACCCAGTGATATCTCTCAATTAAAACTTTGGGATGTTCAATTAGCAGAAGCGGGTTCTCGGGTAACCAGAAGACGAGCAAGAGTCTTAGAAAGATTGACCCCTCTGGCTCAACAATGGCACAGTAATATTAGTGGAAAAACAGAAGTTTTAGAGATTAAATATATTCCTAATGTGAGTTGGACAGAAGATGACCCTCTGGAAGTTAAACAGGCTTTTTTAGAAAAAATTGAAAAGCGCCGTATGGCCGAACAACAATTAGGCACCACTGTAGTTGGGCCACATCGGGATGATATTGAGTTTATTATTAATCATACACCAGCAAAATATTATGGCTCGCAAGGACAACAAAGAACCCTAGTGTTAGCTTTAAAATTGGCTGAATTACAACTAATAGAAGAGGTAGTCGGAGAGCCGCCTCTTTTGCTTTTAGATGATGTTTTAGCTGAGTTAGACCCCAACCGTCAAAATCAGTTACTTGAGGCTATTCAAGACCGTTTTCAAACGCTTATTACTACCACTCATCTACATTCTTTTGATAGCGGCTGGTTGAAGTCTTCCCAAATTCTCTCGGTAGAAGCCGGAGAAATTAGGGATTTTTAA
- a CDS encoding glycosyltransferase family 2 protein — protein sequence MFLGSFTLFMLAIGLLAPIFVFVVECGLAVVKPAEKKPNPEKTQRPTLAILIPAHNEALVIGDTLAALLPQLTPKDEIVVIADNCTDNTVAIAANRGVQVLERTDDTRRGKGYALDYGMQYLNKNPPEVVIILDADCKVSANTITEIACKVKKTQRPVQATYLMEQSLNPTAKDTISRLALLIKNFVRPLGLASLGLPCLLTGSGMGFPWTVLAQVSLAGNKTADDMQLTVDLALAGFCPIYCHQARVIGRLMENQAAISQRKRWEHGHLEMILTHSWVLFKQAFVQRRLDLLALALELFVPPLSLLVLFWLTVSLAGLGVAMVENIWIPLWILGIEGLLIVSAVLLAWAKFGRDHISAKNLLAIPMYIFWKIPIYLGFILKPQTQWLTTERDEPLS from the coding sequence ATGTTTTTAGGCTCTTTTACTTTATTCATGCTGGCCATAGGGCTGTTAGCACCTATTTTTGTGTTTGTAGTGGAGTGTGGGTTAGCTGTTGTCAAGCCAGCAGAAAAAAAACCCAACCCAGAAAAAACACAGAGGCCAACCCTGGCAATTTTAATTCCAGCCCACAATGAGGCTTTAGTGATTGGTGATACCTTAGCCGCACTTTTACCCCAATTGACCCCGAAAGACGAAATTGTGGTCATAGCAGACAACTGTACTGATAATACAGTCGCCATCGCTGCTAATCGGGGGGTACAAGTCTTAGAAAGAACAGATGATACAAGGCGCGGCAAAGGATATGCATTAGATTATGGAATGCAATATCTCAATAAGAATCCTCCAGAAGTAGTAATTATTCTCGATGCTGACTGTAAAGTATCTGCCAATACAATTACTGAAATTGCCTGCAAAGTCAAAAAAACCCAGCGGCCCGTACAAGCGACCTATCTAATGGAACAAAGCTTAAATCCCACCGCAAAAGATACCATATCCAGATTAGCTCTACTGATTAAAAATTTTGTTCGTCCTTTGGGGTTAGCGAGTTTAGGATTACCTTGTTTACTCACCGGTAGTGGAATGGGATTTCCTTGGACTGTACTGGCACAAGTTTCTTTGGCTGGCAATAAAACGGCTGATGATATGCAGCTTACAGTGGACTTGGCATTGGCAGGATTTTGTCCCATCTATTGCCACCAAGCCAGAGTGATTGGGCGCTTAATGGAAAATCAAGCCGCCATCAGCCAGAGAAAACGATGGGAACATGGTCACCTAGAAATGATCCTGACTCACTCTTGGGTTTTATTTAAACAAGCCTTTGTCCAACGACGGCTAGATTTACTCGCTCTTGCCTTAGAATTGTTTGTCCCCCCGTTATCGTTGTTGGTTCTATTCTGGTTAACCGTTAGCCTAGCGGGATTGGGTGTGGCAATGGTAGAAAATATTTGGATTCCCTTATGGATTTTAGGGATTGAAGGACTGTTAATTGTCAGTGCTGTCTTGTTAGCTTGGGCTAAATTTGGGCGCGATCATATATCTGCCAAAAATCTTTTAGCCATTCCGATGTATATATTCTGGAAAATTCCTATTTATTTAGGATTTATTCTCAAACCCCAAACACAATGGCTAACCACTGAGCGAGATGAACCCCTTTCTTAA
- a CDS encoding cation-translocating P-type ATPase has translation MTSSYSSHTLPDQHQAWHTYSGEDILNILGTDASNGLTASEVEQRLKHYGPNEIEEAAGRTAWEILLDQFKNVMLIMLIVVALVSGVLDLVQLYQKEPAGVPFKDTIAILLIVILNGILGYLQESRAEKALAALKRLSSPKIGVIREGTRLEVDASSLVPGDIILLEAGSQLCADGQILEAATFQVRESALTGEPHGVNKQPALTGLTEDTPLGDRFNRVFTGTEVIQGRAKVVVTNTGMATELGKIAQMLQSVENEPTPLQQRMNQLGNVLVSGSLILVALVVIGGVIKAGWGFLQDLIEISLSMAVAVVPEGLPAVITVTLAIGTQRMVRRNALIRKLPAVETLGSVNVICSDKTGTLTQNKMVVQEVETLENNFLVTGVGYIPLGEFLNGDEQPISTTNYLELQALLLGCVLCNDATLSQQPAQEWIILGDPTEGALLTLAGKAGLEQQPLNQQLPRLAEIPFSSERKRMSVICEWSGSLIRTPELLPLADPEQTSYMLFIKGSPELILERCQTYQVGSVAQPLDEQQRYQVLQGNNAMAQRGLRVLGFACKPLYALPPTEALNEDVEQGLIWLGLVGMLDAPRPEVKAAVTKCREAGIRVVMITGDHPLTATAIAHQLGIAQPGDHVLIGQELQKLSQPELEQEVDQVSIYARVSPEHKLRIVQALQKQGKFVAMTGDGVNDAPALKQADIGIAMGITGTDVSKEASDMVLLDDNFATIVAATEEGRVVYSNIRHFIKYILGSNVGEVITIGAAPLIGLSGVPLTPLQILWMNLVTDGLPALALAVEPADPNIMRRRPYSPSESIFARGLGSYIIRIGLIFSIISISLMVWAFNEANQPGHNVESWKTMVFTTLCIAQMGHAIAVRSNERLTLEMNPLGNPYLLVAVVFTTILQLMLIYVEPLRKFFDTEVLSVQQLVICLLFSSLMFVWVELEKVAVRVYRKLKRH, from the coding sequence GTGACATCCTCCTACTCCTCCCACACTCTACCAGACCAGCATCAAGCATGGCACACTTATTCAGGAGAAGATATCCTCAATATTTTAGGAACTGATGCTAGTAACGGATTAACAGCCAGTGAAGTTGAACAACGCCTAAAACACTACGGACCTAATGAAATAGAAGAAGCGGCAGGCCGAACCGCCTGGGAAATACTGCTCGATCAGTTCAAAAATGTGATGTTAATTATGCTGATCGTTGTAGCTCTGGTCTCAGGCGTTTTAGATCTGGTTCAACTATATCAAAAAGAACCGGCCGGTGTTCCTTTTAAAGATACCATCGCCATCTTATTAATTGTCATTCTGAATGGAATTTTAGGCTACCTTCAAGAAAGCCGGGCCGAAAAAGCCTTAGCCGCCTTAAAACGACTTTCTTCTCCTAAAATAGGCGTGATTCGAGAGGGCACAAGACTAGAAGTCGATGCTTCTAGCTTAGTTCCGGGAGATATTATTCTTTTAGAAGCCGGCTCTCAATTGTGTGCTGATGGGCAAATCTTAGAAGCGGCAACCTTTCAAGTTCGAGAATCTGCCCTCACCGGCGAACCGCATGGAGTCAATAAACAACCCGCCCTAACAGGATTAACAGAAGATACCCCTTTAGGTGATCGCTTCAATCGAGTATTTACAGGAACCGAAGTCATTCAAGGACGAGCAAAAGTGGTGGTTACCAATACAGGGATGGCCACAGAATTGGGAAAAATTGCTCAGATGCTTCAATCTGTAGAAAATGAACCCACTCCCCTACAACAGCGCATGAATCAATTAGGCAATGTCTTGGTGAGCGGCTCACTTATTTTAGTAGCTTTAGTGGTGATTGGGGGGGTAATTAAAGCCGGTTGGGGTTTTCTACAAGACTTAATCGAAATCTCTTTAAGTATGGCGGTTGCCGTCGTCCCCGAAGGGTTACCCGCCGTCATTACAGTTACCTTGGCCATTGGCACACAGCGCATGGTGAGACGTAATGCCTTAATTCGCAAACTCCCGGCAGTAGAAACATTAGGCTCTGTGAATGTGATTTGTTCGGATAAAACCGGCACCCTGACTCAAAATAAAATGGTAGTTCAGGAAGTGGAAACCCTAGAAAACAATTTTCTCGTTACAGGCGTTGGATATATCCCTCTAGGAGAATTTCTCAATGGAGATGAACAACCTATCTCCACCACCAACTATCTAGAATTACAAGCACTCTTATTGGGCTGTGTCTTGTGTAATGATGCAACTTTAAGCCAACAACCCGCTCAAGAATGGATTATTTTAGGAGACCCCACCGAAGGAGCATTACTCACCTTAGCCGGCAAAGCCGGATTAGAACAACAACCCCTTAACCAACAGTTACCTCGCCTTGCTGAAATTCCTTTTTCTTCTGAAAGAAAACGAATGTCGGTCATCTGTGAGTGGTCAGGGAGCCTAATCAGAACACCAGAACTACTCCCCCTGGCTGACCCAGAACAAACTTCTTATATGCTGTTTATCAAGGGTTCTCCTGAGTTAATTTTAGAACGATGTCAAACCTATCAAGTGGGTTCTGTTGCTCAACCCTTGGACGAACAACAGCGTTATCAGGTCCTTCAAGGAAATAACGCGATGGCACAACGCGGCTTAAGGGTGCTAGGTTTTGCCTGTAAACCCCTCTATGCACTTCCCCCAACCGAGGCACTTAATGAGGATGTAGAGCAAGGCTTAATTTGGTTAGGATTAGTGGGAATGCTCGATGCGCCGCGACCTGAAGTTAAGGCGGCGGTGACTAAGTGTCGAGAAGCCGGTATTCGCGTGGTGATGATTACAGGGGACCATCCCTTAACCGCAACCGCCATCGCTCATCAATTGGGAATTGCACAGCCCGGCGATCACGTGCTGATAGGACAAGAATTACAAAAACTTTCCCAACCCGAACTCGAGCAAGAAGTTGACCAAGTGAGTATTTATGCTAGAGTTTCCCCAGAACATAAACTGCGTATTGTTCAAGCTTTGCAAAAACAAGGTAAATTCGTCGCCATGACCGGGGATGGTGTTAATGATGCTCCTGCCCTCAAACAAGCTGATATTGGTATTGCGATGGGGATTACAGGAACCGATGTCAGTAAAGAAGCTAGTGATATGGTGTTGCTCGATGATAACTTCGCCACCATCGTCGCAGCAACCGAAGAAGGACGGGTGGTTTATAGCAATATTCGTCACTTTATTAAATATATTCTCGGTAGTAATGTCGGAGAAGTGATTACCATTGGTGCGGCTCCCTTAATTGGGCTTTCAGGGGTTCCTCTAACGCCTTTACAAATTCTCTGGATGAATTTAGTCACCGATGGGTTACCGGCTTTGGCTTTAGCGGTAGAACCGGCAGACCCTAATATTATGCGCCGTCGGCCTTATAGTCCTTCTGAAAGTATTTTTGCTCGAGGGTTAGGCTCGTATATTATTCGTATTGGTCTGATTTTTTCGATTATTAGTATTTCCTTAATGGTCTGGGCTTTTAATGAAGCTAATCAACCGGGGCATAATGTAGAAAGTTGGAAAACGATGGTTTTTACAACCCTTTGTATTGCTCAGATGGGCCATGCGATCGCGGTTCGTTCTAATGAGCGCCTCACCCTAGAAATGAATCCTTTGGGCAATCCCTATTTACTGGTGGCTGTGGTTTTTACCACGATTTTACAACTGATGTTGATTTATGTTGAACCCTTACGTAAATTTTTTGATACTGAAGTTTTGAGTGTTCAACAACTGGTTATTTGTTTATTGTTTAGTTCGTTGATGTTTGTTTGGGTTGAACTCGAAAAGGTGGCTGTTCGGGTGTATCGTAAACTTAAACGTCATTAA
- a CDS encoding B12-binding domain-containing radical SAM protein: MRTLLIYPVFPPTFWSYEKSLQLVNRKVLLPPLGLITVAAILPQEWEFKLCDRNIREVTEAEWDWAQLVIFSAMIVQKQDLLEQIAEAKRRGKLVAVGGAYPTSVPLDMQQAGVNFLVLDEGENTLPQFVEALKRGETEGIFRSSEKPDVSLTPIPRYDLLELDAYDSMSIQFSRGCPFQCEFCDIIVLYGRKPRTKAPHQLLKELDYLYELGWRRGVFMVDDNFIGNKRNVKKLLHELKVWQTEHQFPFRFNTEASVDLAQDDELMNLMVECNFDAVFLGIETPDEDSLILTKKYQNVRDPLLETVDKMIRIGLRPMAGFIIGFDGEKKGAATRIIDFVEQGAIPTAMFGMLQALPNTALWERLEKENRLLVNNKQDINQSTLMNFIPTRPIEEIASEYIEAFWELYDEENFLERTYRCFLKLGAPRAKVPFKWPHWIDVRALLIVVWRQGVKRKTRAKFWLYFWNILRYNPSVWEHYLTVCAHNEHFLEYRQVVREEIEKQLEEFLRQKAQLLTQALTI; the protein is encoded by the coding sequence ATGCGTACTTTACTCATTTATCCTGTTTTCCCCCCTACTTTTTGGTCTTATGAAAAAAGTTTGCAATTAGTCAATCGAAAGGTTTTATTACCTCCTCTCGGTTTAATTACTGTAGCGGCTATCTTACCGCAAGAATGGGAATTTAAATTATGTGATCGCAATATCCGAGAGGTAACTGAAGCGGAATGGGATTGGGCCCAATTAGTCATTTTTTCAGCAATGATTGTTCAAAAACAAGATTTACTCGAACAAATTGCAGAAGCCAAACGAAGAGGTAAATTAGTGGCAGTTGGGGGGGCTTATCCTACATCAGTGCCTCTTGATATGCAACAAGCCGGAGTAAATTTTTTAGTCTTAGATGAAGGAGAAAATACCCTACCTCAATTCGTAGAAGCATTAAAACGAGGAGAAACCGAAGGCATTTTTCGCAGTTCGGAAAAACCCGATGTTAGTCTCACGCCTATTCCCCGTTATGATTTATTAGAATTAGATGCTTACGATTCGATGTCAATTCAGTTTTCTCGAGGTTGTCCTTTTCAATGTGAATTTTGTGACATCATCGTTCTTTATGGCCGCAAACCTCGAACGAAAGCTCCTCATCAATTATTAAAAGAACTCGATTATCTCTACGAATTGGGATGGCGGCGAGGTGTTTTTATGGTGGATGATAATTTTATCGGCAATAAGCGCAATGTGAAAAAATTACTCCATGAGTTAAAAGTTTGGCAAACTGAACATCAGTTTCCCTTCCGTTTCAATACAGAAGCTTCTGTAGATTTAGCACAAGATGATGAATTAATGAATTTAATGGTAGAGTGCAACTTTGATGCGGTATTTTTAGGGATTGAAACCCCCGATGAAGACAGTCTAATATTGACTAAAAAATACCAAAATGTCCGCGATCCTCTCTTAGAAACAGTCGATAAAATGATCCGTATTGGATTAAGGCCAATGGCAGGGTTTATTATTGGTTTTGATGGAGAAAAAAAAGGAGCCGCTACAAGAATTATTGATTTTGTTGAACAAGGAGCCATTCCTACTGCTATGTTTGGAATGCTACAAGCACTACCGAATACAGCCTTGTGGGAGCGTTTAGAAAAAGAAAATCGATTACTGGTTAATAATAAACAAGATATTAATCAAAGTACCTTAATGAATTTTATTCCTACTCGTCCGATTGAAGAAATTGCTTCGGAATATATAGAAGCTTTTTGGGAATTATATGATGAAGAAAATTTTTTAGAACGGACTTATCGGTGTTTTCTGAAACTCGGCGCACCCCGAGCGAAAGTTCCTTTTAAATGGCCTCACTGGATTGATGTTAGAGCCTTATTAATCGTGGTGTGGCGGCAAGGCGTTAAACGCAAAACTCGTGCTAAATTTTGGCTTTATTTCTGGAATATTCTCAGATATAATCCCTCGGTATGGGAGCATTATTTAACCGTTTGTGCCCATAATGAACATTTCCTGGAATATCGCCAAGTTGTGCGCGAAGAAATTGAAAAGCAATTAGAAGAGTTTTTGCGGCAAAAAGCCCAATTACTAACTCAAGCACTAACAATTTAA
- a CDS encoding serine/threonine-protein kinase, which yields MTTALLNNRYQILESLARGGFGETFLAIDTHLPSARKCVIKQLKPIIQSPSLPQWLKERFQREATILEDLGDKNAQIPQLYAYFAEEDNFYLVQEWIEGLTLTQKHQLEGNFTSEEVTDILVQILPVLDYIHHRRIIHRDVKPDNIIIRSSDRLPVLIDFGIMKEAMATLVQPDGVSAYSIALGTPGYMASEQAAGRPVFSSDLYSLGLTAVFLLSGKTPQYLETDPRSGEILWRNSVPNLHSNLAAVIDRAIRFHPRDRFSSAQEMLAALQHPPETKTVATVAVSPGSLKPGKILAQQPIATQPDPEMILPAVEWEPEEKKSAWSGITFFLSVGGLMIGGFILGLSIFLAQQRSDHTPKPTPIEATPEPQISVTPSPVAPEIVPRRRPSRQPIPSNTFTPVPPPETSPSPLETIVPSPEGEITPTPLESPTSSPSGETTPTPSENPAASPAGQTPPTTPENPAASPSGETAPTSPSPTPSPTVQPSPAASSAPSQPTPQPSPSATPEQEKSTSGDHQSRVLKIPVVATGTKEELIRRKLGQPTTINKGLWGNTQAVLYKNVVPSKVDIGYLFEPESGRVRQSEVSVAQSVGLATIKTTLNQLLRGNAPPSVKQALEQIYLRQSNQHSFLVGNLKGTIQRNQFDRIYIGIWEADFH from the coding sequence ATGACCACAGCCTTACTAAACAATCGTTATCAAATACTAGAAAGCCTGGCTAGAGGAGGCTTTGGGGAAACCTTTTTAGCGATCGATACCCATCTGCCCTCGGCTCGCAAATGCGTGATCAAGCAGCTTAAACCGATCATTCAAAGCCCTTCACTCCCGCAATGGCTAAAAGAAAGATTTCAGCGAGAAGCAACAATTTTAGAGGACTTAGGCGACAAAAACGCGCAAATTCCTCAACTATATGCTTACTTTGCCGAAGAAGATAACTTTTATCTAGTACAAGAATGGATAGAAGGGCTGACTCTGACGCAGAAACATCAACTCGAAGGGAATTTTACCTCAGAAGAAGTCACAGACATCCTGGTGCAAATTCTGCCAGTATTAGACTACATCCACCATCGTCGCATTATTCACCGAGACGTTAAGCCCGATAACATTATTATAAGGTCCTCAGATAGGTTACCTGTGTTGATCGACTTTGGCATCATGAAAGAAGCCATGGCCACACTCGTTCAACCTGATGGGGTGAGTGCCTATTCTATCGCCTTGGGAACTCCTGGCTATATGGCCTCTGAACAAGCCGCAGGCCGCCCAGTTTTTTCTAGTGATCTCTACAGTTTAGGGCTAACCGCCGTGTTTTTACTGAGCGGCAAAACCCCCCAATATCTAGAAACCGATCCCCGTAGCGGAGAAATTCTTTGGCGTAACTCCGTCCCGAACCTTCATTCTAACTTAGCCGCCGTCATCGACCGTGCTATTCGCTTTCATCCGCGTGATCGCTTTAGTTCTGCCCAAGAGATGTTAGCCGCCCTGCAACATCCTCCTGAAACTAAGACGGTGGCTACAGTGGCGGTTTCACCGGGGTCTCTAAAACCCGGAAAAATTCTCGCACAACAACCCATTGCCACACAACCCGATCCAGAGATGATTCTACCGGCAGTAGAATGGGAACCCGAAGAGAAAAAATCTGCTTGGAGTGGGATAACTTTCTTTTTAAGCGTGGGGGGTTTAATGATCGGAGGGTTTATCTTGGGGTTGAGTATTTTTCTGGCGCAACAACGCTCCGATCATACTCCCAAGCCTACTCCCATAGAAGCAACGCCAGAACCGCAAATCTCAGTAACTCCCTCTCCAGTAGCACCCGAGATCGTTCCAAGAAGAAGACCCAGCAGACAACCTATCCCTTCCAACACCTTTACGCCGGTTCCTCCACCAGAAACTTCTCCAAGTCCGCTTGAAACTATTGTTCCCTCTCCAGAAGGCGAAATCACACCAACGCCGCTTGAGTCACCGACCTCTTCTCCATCGGGAGAAACGACCCCAACCCCGTCTGAAAACCCTGCCGCCTCTCCGGCTGGACAAACGCCTCCAACTACGCCTGAAAATCCTGCCGCCTCTCCTTCTGGAGAAACTGCCCCAACCTCCCCGTCACCAACCCCCTCGCCAACTGTTCAACCCAGTCCTGCCGCTTCTTCGGCCCCAAGTCAACCGACTCCACAACCGTCACCATCAGCAACCCCTGAACAGGAAAAATCCACCTCGGGGGATCATCAAAGTCGTGTTTTGAAAATCCCTGTGGTCGCTACTGGCACTAAAGAAGAATTAATCCGACGAAAATTAGGACAACCCACCACCATTAATAAGGGACTCTGGGGAAATACTCAGGCGGTATTATACAAAAACGTGGTTCCCAGTAAAGTTGATATCGGTTATTTATTTGAGCCTGAAAGCGGAAGAGTGAGACAAAGCGAGGTTTCTGTTGCTCAGTCGGTGGGTTTAGCCACCATCAAAACCACCTTAAATCAATTATTAAGGGGGAATGCGCCGCCTTCAGTTAAACAAGCTTTAGAACAAATCTATCTACGCCAAAGTAACCAACATTCATTTTTAGTTGGTAATCTAAAAGGAACGATTCAACGCAATCAGTTTGATCGCATTTACATTGGTATTTGGGAAGCTGATTTTCATTGA
- a CDS encoding tetratricopeptide repeat protein has protein sequence MGYSVEVESDTYNSEVVQASYSKTVIVDFYATWCGPCKLLKPILEKLVLEYDFILAKVDIDKNQDLATRYGIEGVPDVRVVVEGQMYPGFVGVMSEPQIRALLTQLNLKSDLEIGLEAVRDAIAVQNPQQAKQILDQLFAKYPHNPQIALEAARFLIRFNRLDDAEKIVKTIGADQREFYPKAQAFQTLIELQRGVNDLGDSELDRLFGQAARLTLAEDYENALPLFLQVVQSSRKYRDDGARKAMIAIFNLLGLSHPLTKQYQQELMLALY, from the coding sequence ATGGGATATTCAGTAGAGGTAGAGAGCGATACTTACAATAGCGAAGTGGTTCAAGCTTCCTATAGTAAAACAGTAATCGTTGATTTTTATGCCACTTGGTGCGGCCCTTGTAAACTCCTGAAACCGATTTTAGAAAAGTTGGTTCTAGAGTATGATTTTATTTTAGCTAAAGTCGATATCGACAAAAATCAAGATTTAGCTACCCGATATGGTATAGAAGGAGTCCCTGATGTCAGGGTGGTAGTAGAAGGTCAGATGTATCCGGGTTTTGTGGGGGTTATGTCAGAACCTCAAATTCGGGCTTTGTTAACCCAGTTAAACCTTAAATCTGACTTAGAAATAGGCTTAGAAGCTGTTCGAGATGCTATCGCCGTTCAAAACCCTCAACAGGCTAAACAAATTTTAGATCAATTATTTGCTAAGTATCCCCATAATCCTCAAATTGCCCTTGAAGCGGCTCGTTTTTTAATCCGCTTTAATCGTCTTGATGATGCTGAAAAAATTGTCAAAACTATTGGAGCAGATCAACGAGAATTTTACCCAAAAGCTCAGGCTTTTCAAACTTTAATAGAACTCCAGCGAGGGGTTAATGATCTAGGAGACAGCGAATTAGATCGCTTATTTGGTCAAGCCGCTCGTTTAACACTAGCTGAAGACTACGAGAACGCATTACCTTTATTTCTACAAGTGGTTCAAAGTAGTCGAAAATATCGGGACGATGGCGCAAGGAAAGCGATGATCGCTATTTTTAATTTGTTAGGATTAAGTCATCCTTTAACTAAGCAGTATCAGCAAGAATTGATGTTAGCTTTGTATTAG